One Streptomyces hundungensis DNA segment encodes these proteins:
- a CDS encoding peptide deformylase, giving the protein MYVAEGAGLAAHQVDVDLRLFVYDCYDDDGVRHVGHVLNPVVEPAAPDGRRLLDAEEGCLSVPGPRVGVHREEKAVVRGLDKEGNEVVIEGSGYFARCLLHETDHLNGLLYTDRLTKRQRRSALREMDDLIEGVFARRVERARSIGAAHRAGPEQPPHPVPPLAVRTGDGAP; this is encoded by the coding sequence ATGTACGTCGCCGAGGGCGCGGGCCTGGCCGCCCACCAGGTCGACGTCGATCTGCGCCTGTTCGTCTACGACTGCTACGACGACGACGGCGTGCGCCATGTCGGCCACGTCCTCAACCCCGTGGTGGAGCCGGCGGCCCCGGACGGGCGCCGCCTGCTCGACGCGGAGGAGGGCTGTCTGTCCGTGCCCGGCCCGCGCGTCGGCGTACACCGCGAGGAGAAGGCCGTGGTGCGCGGTCTGGACAAGGAAGGGAACGAGGTGGTGATCGAAGGCTCGGGGTACTTCGCGCGCTGCCTCCTCCACGAGACCGACCACCTCAACGGGCTACTGTACACCGATCGTCTGACGAAGCGTCAACGCCGGTCCGCGCTACGGGAGATGGACGATCTCATCGAGGGCGTCTTCGCCCGACGCGTCGAGCGGGCGCGGTCGATCGGCGCCGCCCACAGGGCCGGGCCGGAACAGCCGCCCCATCCCGTACCGCCCCTCGCCGTCAGGACGGGGGACGGTGCGCCGTGA
- a CDS encoding class I SAM-dependent methyltransferase, whose product MTQGSAARPPTDSSMPPAVRETYGPTDLGSLPLFGGGFINFGHWQGIDLDRPLGEGDRVRSQQAMYHHVLATLAPTEGQRALEVGCGLGAGAAVAVEEYGFAHITGMDIHPEQLARAERRHRGLLARSPERLRFARGAAESMPFGDAEFDCLYSIEAAQHFQDLGAFASEAARVLRPGGRAVVTSFFVPDADPARVDRLAGLLDTFATGLDVAHSVPALVARLEGAGLTGVRATSIGASVWPGWDRWLAPLWEPGTWPRNFLRAFDEGSLDYYTVTAHRPPS is encoded by the coding sequence ATGACGCAAGGTTCCGCAGCGAGGCCGCCCACGGACTCCTCGATGCCGCCCGCGGTGCGGGAGACGTACGGTCCGACCGATCTCGGTTCCCTCCCGCTGTTCGGCGGGGGCTTCATCAACTTCGGCCACTGGCAGGGCATCGACCTCGACCGGCCGCTCGGCGAGGGCGACCGCGTCAGGAGCCAGCAGGCGATGTATCACCACGTGCTCGCCACCCTGGCCCCCACCGAGGGACAGCGGGCCCTGGAAGTCGGCTGCGGCCTGGGCGCCGGCGCCGCGGTGGCGGTCGAGGAGTACGGCTTCGCGCACATCACCGGCATGGACATCCACCCCGAGCAGCTCGCACGGGCCGAGCGGCGCCACCGCGGTCTGCTGGCCCGCAGCCCCGAGCGGCTGCGGTTCGCGCGGGGGGCCGCCGAGTCGATGCCGTTCGGCGACGCCGAGTTCGACTGCCTCTACAGCATCGAAGCCGCCCAGCACTTCCAGGACCTCGGCGCGTTCGCGAGCGAGGCCGCCCGTGTGCTGCGCCCCGGTGGCCGCGCCGTCGTCACCAGCTTCTTCGTCCCGGACGCCGACCCCGCCCGGGTCGATCGGCTGGCCGGGCTGCTCGACACCTTCGCCACCGGTCTCGACGTGGCCCACTCCGTGCCGGCGCTGGTCGCCCGTCTGGAGGGAGCCGGCCTGACCGGCGTACGCGCCACGTCGATCGGCGCGTCGGTGTGGCCGGGCTGGGACCGCTGGCTCGCCCCCCTGTGGGAGCCCGGCACCTGGCCCCGCAACTTCCTGCGGGCCTTCGACGAAGGCAGCCTCGACTACTACACCGTCACGGCGCACCGTCCCCCGTCCTGA
- a CDS encoding DUF4232 domain-containing protein, with translation MRSPGSLLPVLAATALLLTACGSERANSADAGTGPTGRPSTTRVDDPGKDGVRITSLTLPTASPSPTRRTSVSADTLPLDGDSGISATFDVTNSGTKTLTYSIDFTFMSSDGGAMSGQSATVRDVGPGKTVRGTVRAGKLPPSAPRITRVKVLDVTKVPAGEAPAQPGTCPASGIRVSADKGDAAMGLRIVGLHLDNCGTRDYTVDGYPQLELLDDDFGPVDGIRILHGSGGITTGAGPDEQPRRVLLKPGEAARASLVWRNTTEAGTAVDVPYVRVRAKTGADPVTVTPHLDLGTTGKLGVSPWVKANG, from the coding sequence ATGCGAAGTCCTGGTTCCCTCCTGCCCGTTCTGGCCGCGACCGCCCTGCTCCTCACGGCGTGCGGGAGCGAACGCGCGAACTCCGCCGACGCGGGCACCGGCCCCACCGGACGGCCGTCCACCACGCGCGTGGACGACCCGGGCAAGGACGGCGTACGGATCACCTCACTCACCCTCCCGACCGCCTCCCCCTCCCCCACACGTCGTACGTCCGTCTCCGCCGACACCCTCCCCCTCGACGGGGACTCCGGGATCTCCGCGACCTTCGACGTCACCAACAGCGGCACCAAGACCCTCACCTACTCGATCGACTTCACCTTCATGAGCAGTGACGGCGGCGCCATGTCCGGCCAGAGCGCGACCGTGCGTGACGTCGGGCCGGGGAAGACGGTGCGAGGGACGGTGCGGGCCGGGAAGCTGCCGCCCTCCGCCCCGCGCATCACACGGGTCAAGGTGCTCGACGTGACCAAGGTCCCCGCGGGCGAGGCACCGGCCCAGCCGGGCACCTGCCCGGCCTCCGGCATTCGGGTCAGCGCGGACAAGGGCGACGCGGCGATGGGGCTGCGCATCGTGGGCCTGCACCTCGACAACTGCGGCACACGCGACTACACCGTCGACGGTTACCCCCAACTGGAGCTCCTGGACGACGACTTCGGGCCCGTCGACGGCATCAGGATCCTCCACGGCAGCGGCGGGATCACCACCGGCGCCGGACCCGACGAGCAGCCACGGCGCGTGCTCCTCAAGCCCGGCGAGGCGGCGCGGGCGAGCCTGGTGTGGCGCAACACCACGGAGGCCGGTACGGCGGTCGACGTGCCCTATGTACGCGTTCGAGCCAAGACCGGTGCCGACCCGGTGACGGTGACCCCGCACCTCGACCTCGGGACGACTGGCAAGCTCGGCGTCAGTCCCTGGGTGAAGGCGAACGGCTGA
- a CDS encoding glycosyl hydrolase family 32 encodes MRSSRALWVVFTLLFLWGAALPIVSTRTFAASEVGQASPGPSGGGHVGATPFVQVYDPSVGEAGPWYLNDHTFVQDDGGLWHLFGITHPEPSNDQDETTFAHATAPSPQGPWTKRAPALTADPAYGETHLWAPHVIKDGSTYYMFYAGGGPDAANSAISMATSTDLYTWVRHPGGPLFRDGYEARDPMVARVGTQWVMYYTATSEPGGGNHVVAYRTSTDLVHWSARSVAFTDPSSGRGAGNTESPFVVFAEGTWHLFLGPRGGYDDTDVFCAPDPFHFSADQLCGHVFSHAAEVVRAEGRWWISQAGWGRRGVWLAGLDFAAGSRQYAVEAASDPGDRVVIVSGADGRQEAFVGGPDQIWGRYQTVNNGPWSDWYPFGGPKSAVLSAARDLDGRLELFAAGEGRLDRRAQSAPNVWQDWENFGTAAHDLTVTQNADGRWELFASGSQGIYHRWQTAPGGAWAGWEPFGGPADAVIATGRDARGRIEVIAAANDTVHRRLQSAPSGGWPPAFEEFGAVPGVQHLSVNRRPDGSLDLVAGGSTGVSRRVQSGPSGTWSGWDAFGGPPNARVHLGRNADGRMEVFAARGTGTAHRWENGSGWSAWEGFGPGASGIGFGTNADGRTEIVAGTPYGPLSGRYQLAPSGNWSPWASIGGPPLA; translated from the coding sequence GTGCGTAGTTCCCGAGCGTTGTGGGTCGTCTTCACGCTCCTGTTCCTGTGGGGCGCGGCCCTGCCTATCGTCTCGACGCGGACGTTCGCCGCGAGTGAGGTGGGGCAGGCGAGCCCCGGCCCGTCGGGGGGTGGGCACGTGGGGGCCACGCCCTTCGTCCAGGTCTATGACCCGAGCGTCGGCGAGGCCGGCCCCTGGTACCTCAACGACCACACGTTCGTACAGGACGACGGGGGCCTCTGGCACCTGTTCGGCATCACCCACCCCGAGCCCTCGAACGATCAGGACGAGACCACCTTCGCGCACGCCACCGCACCGAGCCCGCAGGGACCGTGGACGAAACGGGCCCCGGCCCTCACCGCGGACCCCGCGTACGGGGAGACCCATCTGTGGGCACCGCATGTGATCAAGGACGGGTCCACGTACTACATGTTCTACGCGGGCGGTGGACCCGATGCCGCCAACTCGGCCATCAGCATGGCCACTTCGACCGATCTGTACACCTGGGTCCGGCATCCGGGCGGCCCGCTCTTCCGTGATGGCTACGAGGCGCGCGACCCCATGGTGGCGCGCGTCGGAACCCAGTGGGTCATGTACTACACCGCCACCTCGGAGCCCGGCGGCGGCAACCACGTCGTGGCGTACCGCACCAGCACCGACCTGGTGCACTGGAGCGCCCGGTCGGTCGCCTTCACCGACCCGTCTAGCGGACGCGGCGCGGGCAACACCGAGTCGCCGTTCGTGGTGTTCGCGGAGGGAACCTGGCATCTGTTCCTCGGACCGCGCGGCGGATACGACGACACGGACGTGTTCTGCGCCCCCGACCCGTTCCACTTCTCCGCCGACCAGCTCTGCGGACACGTCTTCAGCCACGCCGCGGAGGTCGTCCGCGCCGAGGGACGGTGGTGGATCAGCCAGGCGGGGTGGGGCCGACGCGGGGTGTGGCTGGCCGGGCTCGACTTCGCCGCGGGCAGTCGGCAGTACGCGGTGGAAGCGGCCTCGGACCCCGGTGACCGGGTGGTGATCGTGTCCGGCGCCGACGGGCGGCAGGAGGCGTTCGTCGGAGGACCCGACCAGATCTGGGGGCGCTATCAGACCGTGAACAACGGGCCCTGGTCCGACTGGTATCCGTTCGGGGGGCCGAAGTCGGCGGTGCTGTCCGCGGCGCGTGACCTCGACGGCCGGCTCGAACTGTTCGCAGCCGGCGAGGGCCGCCTCGACCGCCGGGCGCAGTCGGCGCCCAACGTGTGGCAGGACTGGGAGAACTTCGGCACCGCGGCCCACGACCTGACCGTGACGCAGAACGCCGACGGCCGCTGGGAACTCTTCGCCAGTGGATCTCAGGGCATCTACCACCGCTGGCAGACCGCGCCCGGCGGAGCGTGGGCGGGCTGGGAGCCCTTCGGAGGCCCCGCGGACGCGGTGATCGCCACCGGGCGGGACGCCCGCGGCCGGATCGAGGTGATCGCCGCCGCGAACGACACGGTGCACCGGCGCCTCCAGAGCGCGCCGAGCGGCGGCTGGCCCCCGGCGTTCGAGGAGTTCGGCGCCGTGCCGGGCGTCCAGCACCTGTCGGTCAACAGGCGCCCCGACGGCTCGCTCGACCTGGTGGCCGGCGGCTCGACCGGAGTGTCCCGCAGGGTCCAGTCCGGGCCCTCGGGCACCTGGTCGGGGTGGGACGCGTTCGGCGGGCCGCCCAACGCACGGGTCCACCTGGGCCGCAACGCCGACGGCAGGATGGAGGTCTTCGCCGCCCGCGGTACCGGCACGGCCCACCGCTGGGAGAACGGCTCCGGCTGGTCGGCGTGGGAGGGCTTCGGACCGGGCGCGTCCGGCATCGGCTTCGGCACCAACGCCGACGGGCGTACGGAGATCGTCGCCGGCACCCCCTACGGCCCTCTGAGCGGCCGCTACCAGCTGGCTCCGAGCGGCAACTGGTCCCCCTGGGCGTCCATCGGGGGGCCGCCGTTGGCGTGA
- a CDS encoding peptidase M23 — translation MARRNLRRMLSRLALAVGVWVSIIGLTASIASATPSPVPPPGNDRSGVSRYFSGPQGFAIPTVPCDPAGPSATDGIMADQLDPQLHAKMAGYLDAYKMSCARMVVQAVKDRGLNQRAAAIAIATIIVESSMNNYAQAVDYTSLGLFQQQEWWGSREERLNPAHATNTFLDHMEQQYPNGSWNNEEVGEVCWHIQQPREDLRGLYALQADDATIIANALWSGMSNKTKHPYASGRVVSGRSADGRLESFAAGADGVYHAWQTEVNGGWSAWRFEGGPRNAQLAVAVNADGRLELFALSDSTLDHMWQTGPSAGWSGWANFGTGGYRLAAGNNADGRIEVFASNSTGVFHRWQTAPSGGWDQWKGVAGAPTNARLAMENAPDGRLEVFALSDSTFGHLWQTEVNGDWSAWDKFGDGGHDVAVSYNQDGRLEVFASNSRGVFHRWQTSPSAWSEWTGTDGIVNAELTTSRSVDGRVEVFAINADAAGHAWQTSPNAPYSAWENFGGGGTEIGASNNADGRIELFGTSHAGVYHRWQTGFATWSEWVHLNDAGPAIN, via the coding sequence ATGGCCAGAAGAAATTTACGTCGCATGCTCAGCAGACTGGCCCTGGCGGTCGGTGTCTGGGTGTCGATCATCGGGCTGACCGCGTCCATCGCCAGTGCCACACCCTCACCCGTGCCGCCCCCCGGAAACGACCGGTCCGGCGTCTCGCGGTATTTCAGCGGTCCGCAAGGCTTCGCCATTCCCACCGTGCCCTGTGACCCGGCCGGACCGTCGGCCACCGACGGCATCATGGCCGACCAGCTCGACCCACAGCTGCACGCGAAGATGGCCGGCTATCTGGACGCGTACAAGATGTCCTGCGCGCGCATGGTGGTGCAGGCGGTGAAGGACCGGGGACTCAACCAGAGGGCCGCCGCCATAGCCATCGCCACGATCATCGTCGAAAGCAGCATGAACAACTACGCCCAGGCCGTCGACTACACCAGCCTCGGGCTCTTCCAGCAGCAGGAGTGGTGGGGCTCCCGGGAGGAGCGCCTCAACCCGGCCCACGCCACCAACACCTTCCTCGACCACATGGAACAGCAGTACCCGAACGGTTCCTGGAACAACGAGGAGGTCGGCGAGGTGTGCTGGCACATCCAGCAGCCGAGGGAGGACCTGCGCGGGTTGTACGCGCTCCAGGCGGACGACGCGACGATCATCGCCAACGCGCTGTGGTCCGGGATGAGCAACAAGACCAAGCATCCTTACGCTTCGGGTCGGGTGGTGTCGGGGCGTTCGGCGGATGGTCGGTTGGAGAGTTTCGCGGCGGGTGCTGATGGGGTGTATCACGCGTGGCAGACCGAGGTGAATGGTGGGTGGTCGGCGTGGCGGTTCGAGGGTGGGCCGCGTAACGCGCAGTTGGCTGTGGCGGTGAATGCCGATGGCCGGCTGGAGTTGTTCGCGCTCTCGGACAGCACGTTGGATCACATGTGGCAGACGGGTCCGAGTGCGGGTTGGTCGGGTTGGGCTAATTTCGGGACCGGGGGGTATCGGCTGGCCGCGGGTAACAACGCGGATGGTCGTATCGAGGTGTTCGCGTCCAACTCCACTGGTGTGTTCCACCGTTGGCAGACCGCGCCGAGTGGTGGCTGGGACCAGTGGAAGGGCGTTGCCGGCGCCCCCACCAACGCGCGTCTTGCGATGGAGAACGCTCCTGATGGGCGACTCGAAGTGTTCGCGCTCTCGGACAGCACCTTCGGGCACCTGTGGCAGACCGAGGTCAACGGCGACTGGTCGGCCTGGGACAAGTTCGGCGACGGCGGCCACGACGTCGCCGTCAGCTACAACCAGGACGGCCGCCTCGAAGTGTTCGCATCCAACTCCCGCGGCGTGTTCCACCGTTGGCAGACCAGTCCCAGCGCCTGGTCCGAGTGGACGGGTACCGACGGGATCGTCAACGCCGAACTGACGACCTCACGCTCGGTCGACGGGCGGGTCGAGGTGTTCGCCATCAACGCCGACGCCGCCGGGCACGCCTGGCAGACCAGTCCGAACGCGCCGTACTCGGCGTGGGAGAACTTCGGCGGCGGGGGTACCGAGATCGGCGCGAGCAACAACGCCGACGGCCGCATCGAACTGTTCGGTACCAGTCACGCCGGCGTCTATCACCGGTGGCAGACCGGATTCGCCACGTGGTCCGAGTGGGTCCATCTCAACGACGCCGGACCCGCGATCAACTAG
- a CDS encoding DUF4235 domain-containing protein produces the protein MNAVKIAYKPVGFTLGILSGVLAQQLFKRAWSLIDDDGDSPDATDENRTWQTVLLAAALEGAILAGVRAAVDRAGATATRRVTGTWPG, from the coding sequence ATGAACGCGGTCAAGATCGCCTACAAGCCGGTCGGTTTCACACTCGGCATCCTCAGCGGCGTCCTCGCCCAGCAACTCTTCAAGCGGGCCTGGAGCCTGATCGACGACGACGGGGATTCGCCCGACGCCACCGACGAGAACCGCACCTGGCAGACGGTGCTCCTCGCCGCGGCCCTCGAAGGCGCGATCCTGGCCGGCGTCAGGGCCGCAGTCGACCGCGCCGGCGCCACGGCGACCCGCCGAGTGACGGGCACCTGGCCGGGCTGA
- a CDS encoding DUF3618 domain-containing protein: MTQSPQEGPNAPTREQIGHEVEEARQELGRTVEALAAKADVKARAHDRAAELKEQVGTRVAVLSDEVKAAAQVVQEKVPAPVRERVAVAGGQVSAAAGRLWRDKAPEPVRHTVARGARSAREHSTMLFAVAGATGAWLLLRRRDRGRR; encoded by the coding sequence ATGACCCAGTCCCCGCAAGAGGGCCCCAACGCCCCCACCCGCGAGCAGATCGGCCACGAGGTCGAGGAAGCCCGCCAGGAACTCGGCCGGACCGTCGAGGCGTTGGCCGCGAAGGCCGACGTCAAGGCGCGCGCCCACGACCGGGCGGCCGAGCTCAAGGAACAGGTCGGCACCCGGGTCGCCGTCCTGTCCGACGAGGTCAAAGCCGCGGCGCAGGTAGTGCAGGAGAAGGTGCCCGCACCCGTCAGGGAGCGGGTCGCGGTCGCCGGTGGACAGGTGTCCGCCGCGGCCGGACGGCTCTGGCGGGACAAGGCGCCCGAACCGGTGCGCCACACGGTTGCCCGTGGCGCCCGTTCCGCCCGGGAACACTCGACCATGCTGTTCGCCGTGGCGGGCGCGACCGGCGCCTGGCTCCTGCTGCGCCGCCGTGACCGGGGGCGCCGATGA
- a CDS encoding phage holin family protein, with protein MTTPPPRRGTDTPPEPVNELVQRASHQLTELVRAEMRLAQAELKEKGKRYGKGGGLFGGAGVTGFLTLQALVITAICALAVALPAWSAALIVTALLGLITALLALSGKKEVSRGGPPTPQQTVESVKTDVAEIKESARR; from the coding sequence ATGACCACCCCACCGCCCCGGCGCGGCACGGACACCCCGCCCGAGCCGGTCAACGAACTCGTCCAACGCGCCTCACATCAGCTCACCGAGCTGGTACGGGCCGAAATGCGGCTGGCCCAGGCCGAGTTGAAGGAGAAGGGCAAGCGGTACGGCAAGGGCGGCGGCCTGTTCGGCGGAGCCGGAGTGACCGGCTTCCTCACCTTGCAGGCTCTGGTCATCACGGCCATCTGCGCCCTCGCCGTCGCCCTCCCGGCATGGAGCGCCGCGCTGATCGTGACCGCCCTGCTGGGCCTGATCACCGCGCTCCTCGCCCTCAGCGGCAAGAAGGAGGTCAGCCGGGGTGGCCCGCCCACGCCCCAGCAGACCGTCGAGAGCGTCAAGACCGATGTGGCGGAGATCAAGGAGAGTGCACGGCGATGA
- a CDS encoding SRPBCC family protein produces the protein MSKVEESVEVAVPVGVAYNQWTQFEEFPQFMGGVERIEQRTPTLTHWVTKVDGVSREFDAEIVEQIPDERVAWTSVGGDVRQAGVVTFHRLDDGHTKVMLQLEHEPHGVVENAGEKLGLVKHQVTQDLKRFKTFIESRGTETGAWRGQV, from the coding sequence ATGTCGAAGGTCGAAGAATCCGTTGAGGTCGCCGTCCCGGTCGGCGTCGCGTACAACCAGTGGACGCAGTTCGAGGAGTTCCCGCAGTTCATGGGCGGAGTGGAGCGCATCGAGCAGCGCACCCCGACCCTGACCCACTGGGTGACCAAGGTCGACGGCGTGTCCCGGGAGTTCGACGCCGAGATCGTCGAGCAGATCCCGGACGAGCGGGTGGCGTGGACCTCGGTGGGCGGCGACGTCCGTCAGGCGGGTGTGGTGACCTTCCACCGCCTGGACGACGGCCACACCAAGGTGATGTTGCAGCTGGAGCACGAGCCCCACGGAGTCGTCGAGAACGCGGGCGAGAAGCTCGGTCTGGTCAAGCACCAGGTCACCCAGGACCTGAAGCGGTTCAAGACGTTCATCGAGAGCCGGGGTACGGAGACCGGTGCCTGGCGCGGCCAGGTGTGA
- a CDS encoding GAF and ANTAR domain-containing protein → MTDKPAPDTRDVAVLREELARLREEAHHLRAQVRTRPLISQAQGILAERYRLPDAESAFALLRLASQHHNVKLRVLAEAVTRAPRPQGRGGPWLPRPSQEPPPLESIGVDTPDAVDRGRVLREVLSQALAVTGAGMGNVQIADPAAEELRIVQHTGLDAQFIKHFAVVGAGTTSCAQAAEGGELTTVHDVATHPVFSERDRRAILLAGSRACHSVPLLDEDGVCRGVVSAHLERPAKALHPAQVAALGAVGQEAGRWLGWQERGLIREALEHLHALGRQGSGNS, encoded by the coding sequence ATGACGGACAAACCCGCCCCCGACACCCGGGACGTGGCGGTGCTGCGGGAGGAACTCGCGCGGCTGCGCGAGGAGGCCCACCATCTGCGGGCCCAGGTCCGCACCCGGCCGCTGATCTCGCAGGCCCAGGGGATCCTCGCGGAGCGCTACCGGCTGCCCGACGCCGAGAGCGCCTTCGCCCTGCTGCGGCTCGCCTCGCAGCACCACAACGTGAAGCTCCGGGTGCTCGCGGAGGCGGTGACCCGGGCGCCAAGACCCCAGGGCCGGGGAGGCCCATGGCTTCCCCGGCCCTCGCAGGAGCCACCGCCGCTCGAATCGATCGGGGTGGACACCCCCGACGCGGTCGACCGCGGCAGGGTGCTGCGTGAGGTGCTCTCCCAGGCGCTGGCCGTCACCGGCGCGGGCATGGGCAACGTACAGATCGCCGACCCGGCCGCCGAAGAGCTGCGCATCGTGCAACACACCGGCCTGGACGCCCAGTTCATCAAGCACTTCGCCGTCGTTGGCGCCGGAACCACCTCATGCGCCCAGGCCGCCGAAGGCGGCGAGCTGACCACCGTCCACGACGTGGCCACCCACCCCGTCTTCAGCGAACGGGACCGGCGCGCCATCCTCCTCGCGGGCAGCCGCGCCTGTCACAGCGTTCCGCTCCTGGACGAGGACGGCGTGTGCCGAGGCGTCGTATCCGCGCACCTCGAACGTCCCGCCAAGGCATTGCACCCCGCCCAGGTCGCGGCGCTCGGCGCCGTTGGACAGGAGGCGGGCCGGTGGCTCGGCTGGCAGGAGCGCGGCCTGATCCGCGAGGCCCTGGAACACCTCCACGCCCTGGGACGTCAGGGTTCGGGGAACTCGTAG
- a CDS encoding DUF5133 domain-containing protein, whose amino-acid sequence MLLAHPAVLRELLDEYTALSALEASEGSEATRQRLGDVAYTLCVSTGTRDIDAAVIAARHGLPGARTFDDSVLESVAG is encoded by the coding sequence ATGCTGCTGGCCCACCCCGCCGTGCTTCGCGAACTCCTCGACGAATACACCGCGCTCAGCGCGCTGGAGGCGAGCGAAGGAAGCGAGGCGACCCGTCAGCGCCTGGGCGACGTGGCGTACACCCTGTGCGTGTCCACGGGCACCCGGGACATCGACGCCGCCGTGATCGCCGCCCGGCACGGGCTGCCCGGGGCCCGGACCTTCGACGACTCCGTGCTGGAGAGTGTCGCCGGTTGA
- a CDS encoding response regulator, translating to MPAPSPAVGPPGSPPTTERALLLVDDHEDNLFALEHVLAPLGRRLLRATSGEQALKTVLRHPVAAVVMDVAMPGIDGLDTLSYLSRLDLTREVPVLLITGTGRDDRLAERAFRMGAAGLLIKPVDPWALRCHVRGLADLCAGTRPTAAGLVPSARNGPRV from the coding sequence ATGCCCGCGCCATCGCCCGCAGTCGGCCCGCCCGGCTCCCCGCCCACTACCGAACGCGCGCTCCTCCTCGTCGACGACCACGAGGACAACCTCTTCGCGCTCGAACACGTACTGGCTCCGCTGGGCCGGAGGCTGCTGCGGGCCACCAGCGGCGAACAGGCCCTCAAGACCGTGCTGCGCCATCCGGTCGCCGCGGTGGTGATGGACGTCGCGATGCCCGGCATCGACGGCCTCGACACCCTGTCCTACCTCTCGCGCCTGGATCTGACGCGCGAGGTGCCGGTGCTGCTCATCACCGGCACCGGCCGCGACGACCGCCTCGCCGAGCGCGCCTTCCGCATGGGCGCCGCGGGGCTGCTGATCAAGCCCGTCGATCCCTGGGCGCTGCGCTGCCATGTGCGCGGTCTCGCGGACCTGTGTGCCGGTACGCGGCCCACCGCTGCCGGGCTCGTCCCGTCGGCCCGTAACGGGCCCCGGGTGTAG